In the Dolichospermum flos-aquae CCAP 1403/13F genome, TCGGTTATCAAAGGGAATGGGTTCTGTTCTATTTCCATCGCCATCAAGGTCTTCTGTATCAGCAGGGATTAAGCTGTTGTTACCAGCGTTAATCGCTGGGCTACCAGAAAGGAGAGCATGGGTGAGGGTGAGTCCACCGTTGTTTTGTAAGGGGCCGAGTCCGGGGTTGGGGTTAACAATATCTGTACCAGTGCCTACAGTGCCTTTAGCGCCAGCCAGAGAGCCAATTAAGTTGTTATTGTTACCATTAAATAGCGCTGAACTCAAAAAAGAAGAGAGAAGATCAGGAGCATTACTATTTATATTCCCAGCCACAATCGTGTTTTTGAGGTTAACCGTGGCACTAAGACTATAAATACCGCCACCGCCATCGCCGTATTCGGTGCTGATAGCAGTATTCTTGGTAACAGTGCTGTTGATCAAATTGAATACTCCATTAGTAGAAGCATATATACCGCCCCCATTTCTCGCACTATTACCACTGATTGTAGTATTGAGTAAAGTAACTGAAGTGCCATTACTGTCTATGCCGCCCCCATTTCCCGCACTATTACCTCTAACGGTAGTATTGATCAGAGTCACCGATCCAGATACAGTAGAGATGCCGCCACCGTAAACTCCCCCTTCGTTGTTACTAATTGTCGAGTTAGTTGCAATTAGTGTACCGCCGGAATTGTATATGCCGCCGCCTTCTTGAGAAGAGTCACCAGCAGCGATATTATTACTAACTATGCTGCCGTTGCGTAGGTAGACGAAACCACTGTTGTAGATGCCGCCTCCGCTATTAGAAAAACCGGACGCTTTGTTGCCTGTAACTGTCGAATTATACAAATCGAGAGCGGCATTAGAATCAACTCTAATACCTCCACCATCACTAGATATATTGCCGCCCGTAACCATTACATTCTGTAAGCTTAGTTGACCACCATCGAGTACCTGAAAAACGCGATCGCTATTTAATAAACCTGACGCATTAATAGTTGCTTGTCCACCAACTGCCACAATATAAAGCACATTACTGCGACTTTTAATATCTAAATCTCCTGTCAAGGCTGCATTTTCATTAATCCCATTTGATGTCAGGTTGTAAGTTGTTCCTCCAGTTAACTGGATTTCATAATCAGTAGTCGGATTCGCATTGGCGATTATAATCGCATCCCGCAACGATAAACCACCAGTAGCACTACCATCATTTTGATCTGCGGTTGTTGTCACTGTTAAAACAACTGGTGTATTTTGCTCTACAGCAACTTGTTCACCTCCTACAGTAATATTTGCCGAATCATTTTCTGTGTTAATTCTGTCTAATTCCTGAGTTGTTAAATTCTGTCCGCGCACCAATGCTGAGAATTTTTCTCCTTCATCTCCGGGGGTGTCTATTTGATTAATTTGAGCATCAATAAAATGCCCAATTTCTTCTAATAGAACCGCGCTAATGGCTTCTGCTGTGGAAGTTGCGATAAAATTAGCTGATAAATAAATCTTATTGGTGCTGGTGGCATAAGCGCCATTAGCACCGCCAAGAATGTTACTATCAAGAATTTCAACTTGCGGAAGTTGACTAAAATCACCAGATAGCCATTGTAAACGCAGAATTTCGGCTGCACTACGATTGTATTGTGTACCAAATGTAGTATCGAATAGATTCCAGAAGTTGTCTGAACCAGCAAAGGTGCTGAGTTGGTTGTAAGTCAGGGTGAGAACGGTATTCATGGTTTTGATTAATTATTAGTATTAAAATGATGTCTGGGGATGACAATCTATATCACAAGTGTGACACAAATACTTAGAGATGTCAACCTGTACATCCGCACTGCAAATTAGGATATTTTTTTAATTGGTAGTCACCAGTGTCAATACTACTATCAATTTTTAACAGCTTATATTCCCATCAAATATGCAATTGAAAGGTTAGAGTATGTTTAAAAATTCTAATTTATGACTAAAATGGACGATTAAAAGGTTTAGTGCTGCTCATTGGTGTCAACTTAGGCTAGGGATACTCCAGCAAGTGTTACAGTGAGCTTGCGATGCCCTGAGCTTGTCGAAGGGTCGAACTGCTCAGTACAAGAACAAACCTGCCCGGAACTTAAGTTCCGGTCTAAAAGCTAAAGTGCGTTAAAACGCACTCTAGTTAACTCAAAATCAAAAATTATCCTATTTTTGCTAAAATAGTCGGTTTTAACCGACTTTAGCTATGAGACAGGGAATTTATTCCCTGGATTTTATCTTTTTTATAGAATCTATCGAATCTATCGAATCAACCGATTTAATTAAAATTACTACCCATGACCAAAAAAATATTAACTGGACTTACTTCACAAACTTACGAACACCCATTTGATCGAAAAGCCTTAGCTTCTTTGCAAAATATGCCTGGTCTTTCTCCTTTGCTCAAAAAAGTCAACGAATATGGTATTGATCGTTTACTGAGATTGCAAAGTATTGCTAGTGAAATCAGAGTCACACCCCGGAATTTTCCCCAATTGTATCAACCATTGTTAGAAGCTTGCCAAATTCTTGATGTGACAACTATTCCTGAATTGTATTTATTTCGAGGGACAGGACATATTAGAACCTATATTATTGGGGTAGAAAAACCCATTGTTGGTATTAATATAGAAGCAATGGAATGGTTAAATTATGATGAATTGCTGTTTATTTTTGGATACGAAATTGCTCGCATTAAAAGTCAGCACATGATTTATCATCAAATGTCAATTGTGATGCCAGTATTAAAGATATGGATCAGCAGTACCACATTAGGGTTAGGAGGATTGATAGCTAGTGGTGTAGAATTAGCATTATATAATTGGGTAATGATGGCAAAGTTCACTGCTGACCGGGCTGGTTTATTAGCTTGTCAGGATATTGATGTGGCAACGACCGCACTGATGAAACTTGCAGGTTTACCAGAAGAGTATTTAACTCCTCATGTGATCGAAGATTTCCTCATTCAATCCCGCGAATTTGCTGCTAATAGTGTTGATGGTTTAGATCAAGTTACGAAAATATTAAGTTATTCAGATTCTAATCTTTCTTGGTTAGTGATGCGGACAGGGGAATTATTAAAATGGGTTGATTCAGGAGAATACAATCATGTACTTCAAGGAGAAAATGTCAACACTTCAAAAGGAGAAGAGGAAGGAGACGAAAAAGAAGGATGGAATTTTTTGACTTCTTGGTAATGGATATATGTATGATTAACGATTGCCTTGAATAATCTCTTATGCGTGGCTAAATTAGATTCCACAGGAGATGATTGACACTCCCCGGTCTAAAGACACGGGGATTCTTAAGATTTCACAATCTTAATATCTTGTTTGCACAAGTTCCCAGACTCAGTACGTTTGCACAAAAGTGCGTGCTGATACCGCCAGTTGCTCTACTTGGGGAAACCCCAAGACCGCACTGGCTCATCTTCTGGGCGTTTAGCTGTTAAACAGCAAGTTTCGCGGAGTCCCCACGTACTATTTTGAAACCTCTATCTCTGATAGTCTTTGCAGCACCAATATCGGCGTGTTCGTGATATCCGCATTCCGTACAAATGAATTTCTCAC is a window encoding:
- a CDS encoding M48 family metallopeptidase, whose product is MTKKILTGLTSQTYEHPFDRKALASLQNMPGLSPLLKKVNEYGIDRLLRLQSIASEIRVTPRNFPQLYQPLLEACQILDVTTIPELYLFRGTGHIRTYIIGVEKPIVGINIEAMEWLNYDELLFIFGYEIARIKSQHMIYHQMSIVMPVLKIWISSTTLGLGGLIASGVELALYNWVMMAKFTADRAGLLACQDIDVATTALMKLAGLPEEYLTPHVIEDFLIQSREFAANSVDGLDQVTKILSYSDSNLSWLVMRTGELLKWVDSGEYNHVLQGENVNTSKGEEEGDEKEGWNFLTSW